A region of Nitrospirota bacterium DNA encodes the following proteins:
- the trpC gene encoding indole-3-glycerol phosphate synthase TrpC produces MGILDEIVKKKKERLSYVKAKIPLKDIISKIPSMEKPRPLMPAIKRDSKGIRLIAEIKKASPSRGIIRQDFNHMEIAKLYQEKSDAISVLTEEDFFMGDLKYIEDVREIVDKPLLRKDFIVDEYQLYESRANRADAILLIASLLSKAQAEEYLHMAKELSMAVLFEIHDMRELEMALLLNADIIGINNRDLKTLKIDLSVTETLKKDIPEGKIVVSESGIKSRQDVIKLDKAGIDAMLIGTVLMEAENIGKKIDELRGKC; encoded by the coding sequence ATGGGTATACTCGATGAAATTGTAAAAAAGAAAAAAGAAAGGCTTTCCTATGTAAAAGCCAAGATTCCCCTGAAGGACATCATCTCTAAGATTCCTTCTATGGAAAAACCAAGACCGCTCATGCCTGCAATAAAGAGAGATTCAAAAGGCATAAGGCTTATTGCCGAGATTAAAAAGGCATCTCCTTCAAGAGGAATCATAAGGCAAGACTTTAACCACATGGAGATTGCAAAGCTCTATCAGGAAAAATCAGATGCAATCTCTGTGCTTACAGAGGAGGACTTTTTCATGGGAGACCTGAAATACATTGAAGATGTTAGAGAAATCGTAGATAAACCCCTCCTGCGAAAAGACTTCATAGTGGATGAATACCAGCTATATGAATCCAGAGCAAACAGGGCAGATGCAATACTCCTCATAGCAAGCCTGCTTAGTAAGGCTCAGGCAGAGGAATACCTTCACATGGCAAAAGAGCTAAGCATGGCAGTGCTTTTTGAGATACATGACATGAGAGAGCTTGAGATGGCACTTTTATTAAATGCAGATATAATAGGCATAAACAACAGGGACCTGAAGACCCTCAAAATTGATTTAAGTGTTACAGAGACTCTTAAAAAAGACATTCCAGAGGGAAAGATAGTGGTAAGTGAAAGCGGAATTAAAAGCAGGCAGGATGTCATAAAATTAGATAAGGCTGGCATCGATGCAATGCTTATTGGCACTGTGCTTATGGAGGCAGAAAACATAGGGAAAAAGATTGATGAGCTAAGAGGGAAATGCTGA
- a CDS encoding type II toxin-antitoxin system RelE/ParE family toxin — protein MHPYNLELSPAALRDLKKLPVNIQKTIVMEHLPAIKEDPYKKGKPLIGALNKERSYHFGRKPEYRIIYFIEGRTITVTLIGTREGIYKKAKKR, from the coding sequence ATGCACCCCTATAACCTTGAGCTTTCTCCTGCTGCATTAAGAGACCTAAAAAAACTTCCTGTAAACATACAAAAAACTATTGTTATGGAGCATCTGCCTGCCATCAAGGAGGACCCTTACAAGAAGGGCAAGCCACTTATAGGAGCCCTTAATAAAGAACGGTCTTACCATTTTGGAAGAAAGCCTGAATACAGGATTATCTACTTCATAGAAGGGCGCACTATAACCGTAACCCTTATAGGAACAAGGGAAGGCATCTATAAAAAGGCAAAGAAAAGATGA